The Cucumis melo cultivar AY chromosome 6, USDA_Cmelo_AY_1.0, whole genome shotgun sequence genome includes a region encoding these proteins:
- the LOC103496074 gene encoding uncharacterized protein LOC103496074: MRFVHRSLNWVFSMTEIKAIGVVGGGQMGSGIAQLAATHGHQVWLIDSDPAALAKATDSISSSIQRLVSRNLLSREIGAIALQRLKFSTDLKELHSADVIIEAIVESEDVKRKLFVELDKIAKRSSILASNTSSIPITRLASATTRPEQVIGMHFMNPPPIMKLVEIVRGADTSDETFDAIKILAERLGKTVICSQDYSGFIVNRILMPMINEAFFTLYTGVATKEDIDTGMKLGTNHPMGPLELADFIGLDVCLSIMKVLHSGLGDNKYAPCPLLVQYADAGRLGRKRGIGVYDYRKQPLLGKSKSRL; the protein is encoded by the exons ATGCGATTCGTTCATCGCTCCCTGAATTGGGTTTTCTCCATGACGGAAATCAAGGCCATTGGAGTCGTCGGTGGCGGTCAAATGGGCTCTGGAATTGCCCAACTCGCCGCCACACACGGCCATCAAGTTTGGTTAATTGATTCAGACCCTGCCGCTCTTGCTAAAGCAACCGACTCCATTTCTTCCTCAATCCAACGCCTGGTCTCTAGAAACCTTCTCTCTCGA GAAATTGGTGCCATTGCTCTTCAACGTCTAAAATTTTCAACTGATTTAAAAGAGCTTCATTCAGCAGACGTCATCATTGAAGCTATCGTGGAATCAGAAGATGTTAAAAGAAAGCTATTTGTTGAATTAGATAAGATTGCAAAAAGGTCTTCCATTCTTGCTTCTAATACAAGTTCCATCCCAATTACTCGCTTAGCATCGGCAACCACACGTCCTGAGCAG GTCATTGGCATGCATTTCATGAACCCTCCACCTATAATGAAGTTGGTTGAGATTGTGCGAGGTGCGGATACATCCGATGAAACGTTTGATGCCATAAAAATCTTGGCTGAGAG GCTTGGTAAAACAGTGATATGCTCTCAAGACTACTCTGGCTTCATCGTGAACAGAATCCTAATGCCAATGATTAACGAGGCGTTTTTCACACTCTACACGGGAGTGGCAACTAAGGAAGACATTGACACAGGAATGAAGCTAGGAACAAATCATCCCATGGGTCCCTTGGAGCTTGCAGACTTCATTGGTTTGGATGTTTGTTTATCAATCATGAAGGTTCTTCATTCTGGGCTTGGTGACAATAAATATGCTCCCTGCCCTCTTCTCGTGCAGTATGCTGATGCTGGTCGTTTGGGAAGAAAGCGGGGAATAGGTGTATACGATTACCGTAAACAACCACTACTTGGAAAATCCAAATCTCGACTTTGA
- the LOC103496079 gene encoding protein DETOXIFICATION 18-like encodes MEDCREPLLELSGFEGNKKRWWKKVLDMEESKLQLLFSLPLILTNVFYYMITLVSVMFAGHLGELELAAATLANTLASVTGFALMTGLSGALETLCGQAFGRKFYGKMGLYLQGSCISSFFCSIILSVLWIYTEQILVLLHQEPEISRISAMYMKFLIPGLFAYGLLQNIMRFLQTQSVVMPLVFFSAVPMFIHIPIAYALVHCTRLGFSGAPLAASISLWVACLILAIYVLKAKKFEKSWNGFSLEAFSYSLSSLKLAIPSAAMLCLEYWAVEVMVFLAGLMPNPETSTSLIAMCDNTQTIAYMITCGLSAAVSTRVSNELGAGNFDKAKTAMFATLKLSVLLPLLVVLALAFGHNTWSNFFINSNTIRDEFSSMVPFLAISITLDSVQGAISGVARGYGWQHLAVYINLSMFYFIGVTISILLGFKLRLYAKGLWIGYICGLSSQTGCLLLVALSAKWIKMDQSIMK; translated from the exons ATGGAAGATTGTAGGGAGCCATTGTTGGAGCTTAGTGGTTTTGAAGGAAATAAGAAGAGATGGTGGAAGAAAGTGTTGGATATGGAAGAATCAAAGCTTCAACTTTTATTTTCCCTTCCATTGATTCTTACAAATGTATTCTATTATATGATAACTTTGGTTTCTGTTATGTTTGCTGGTCATCTTGGTGAACTTGAGCTTGCGGCTGCTACTCTTGCTAATACTTTGGCTAGTGTTACTGGCTTTGCTTTAATG ACCGGACTGAGTGGAGCGCTTGAAACGCTTTGCGGCCAGGCATTTGGTAGGAAGTTTTACGGGAAGATGGGGTTGTATCTTCAAGGCTCTTGCATCTCATCATTCTTTTGTTCCATCATTCTATCAGTTTTATGGATTTACACAGAACAGATTCTAGTGTTGCTCCATCAAGAACCAGAGATTTCAAGGATATCTGCAATGTATATGAAGTTTCTCATCCCAGGATTATTTGCATATGGTTTACTCCAAAACATCATGAGATTTCTCCAAACACAGTCTGTTGTCATGCCGTTGGTTTTCTTCTCTGCTGTCCCAATGTTCATCCACATACCTATTGCATACGCTCTTGTTCACTGTACACGTCTTGGTTTCAGTGGAGCTCCATTAGCTGCTTCAATCTCATTATGGGTGGCATGCCTGATTTTGGCTATATATGTACTTAAAGCAAAAAAGTTTGAGAAATCTTGGAATGGCTTCTCATTAGAAGCTTTTAGCTATAGTCTTTCAAGCTTAAAGCTAGCTATTCCATCAGCAGCAATGTTGTG TTTGGAGTATTGGGCGGTCGAGGTTATGGTTTTCTTAGCCGGGCTGATGCCAAACCCGGAAACAAGTACTTCACTGATAGCAATGTG TGACAATACACAAACCATTGCCTACATGATCACTTGTGGACTCAGCGCTGCAGTAAG CACAAGGGTTTCAAATGAATTGGGAGCAGGCAATTTTGACAAAGCCAAAACTGCCATGTTTGCAACTCTCAAGCTTTCTGTTCTCCTTCCTCTGCTGGTCGTTTTAGCACTTGCATTTGGTCATAACACCTGGTCTAACTTCTTCATCAACAGCAATACAATAAGGGATGAGTTTTCTTCCATGGTGCCGTTTCTCGCTATCTCGATAACGCTCGACTCAGTGCAAGGCGCCATATCAG GGGTAGCTAGAGGCTATGGGTGGCAGCACTTGGCCGTATACATAAACTTGTCCATGTTCTACTTTATCGGTGTAACGATATCGATCCTTCTTGGGTTTAAGCTTAGATTATATGCTAAG GGTTTATGGATCGGGTACATCTGCGGTCTCTCGTCGCAAACGGGTTGTCTTCTTTTAGTCGCATTGTCTGCAAAATGGATTAAAATGGATCAATCTATTATGAAGTAA
- the LOC103496078 gene encoding probable bifunctional methylthioribulose-1-phosphate dehydratase/enolase-phosphatase E1 isoform X1 produces the protein MAMASALPLSGVKLATTSQAYMETKAANDTKALLSELSRQFYTLRCVSGTGSSIAIKVHDHSIPRRQQLIAMSLSGVKKRRMVREDTYMLSSGGSILHSPPPKPFSHKLPNCFDSRPLFMKMRNAGAVIHSHSKESYLVTQRNHHQVRSNSWHQKLNKFHTLIRVFQGQIGSIKGISSNISVKAGARGLDNKNQWFPRCIVLDIEGTTTPISFVTDVLFSYARDNVEKHLILTYETGETQDDIKLLRSQVEEDLEKGVAGAVPIPPDNAGKEEVIAAVVANVEGMIKADRKITALKQLQGHIWRTGFSGNELEGVVFDDVPEALERWHASGIKMYIYSSGSRLAQRLIFGKTNYGDLRKYLSGFFDTAVGNKRETSSYVEISESVGVDSPSEILFITDVCQEAKAAKAAGLQVAISIRPGNGPLPDNHGFQTITSFSEI, from the exons ATGGCAATGGCTTCAGCTCTCCCCCTCAGTGGCGTCAAATTGGCTACGACTTCTCAAGCATATATGGAGACAAAGGCTGCAAACGACACCAAGGCTCTCTTATCCGAGCTCTCCCGCCAGTTCTACACCCTTAGATGCGTCTCCGGCACCGGCAGTAGCATTGCGATCAAGGTTCACGACCATTCCATTCCCCGGAGACAACAGCTAATCGCTATGTCGCTTTCTG GTGTTAAGAAGAGGAGAATGGTACGTGAGGACACCTACATGTTATCTTCTGGTGGGTCAATCTTACATTCACCACCTCCAAAACCATTTTCACACAAACTCCCAAACTGTTTTGATTCTAGGCCTCTTTTTATGAAG ATGCGCAATGCTGGAGCTGTTATCCACAGTCATAGTAAGGAATCCTATCTTGTAACACAGAGGAACCATCATCAAGTACGGTCAAACTCATGGCAtcaaaaattaaacaaatttcaCACTTTAATCAGGGTTTTCCAG GGTCAGATTGGGAGCATCAAAGGAATCTCAAGCAACATTTCTGTTAAGGCTGGGGCTCGAGGTTTAGATAATAAAAATCAATGGTTTCCA CGTTGCATAGTTCTTGATATTGAAGGGACTACTACTCCAATCTCTTTCGTTACCGACGTCCTCTTTTCGTATGCTCGTGATAATGTTGAAAAGCATTTGATTTTAACATATGAAACTGGAGAAACTCAAGATGACATCAAGTTGTTGCGTTCACAA gttgaagaagactTGGAAAAAGGAGTTGCTGGAGCTGTGCCTATTCCTCCTGATAATGCTGGGAAAGAGGAAGTCATCGCAGCAGTGGTTGCTAATGTTGAAGGAATGATAAAAGCTGACCGCAAGATAACTGCCTTGAAACAATTGCAG GGTCACATATGGAGAACAGGATTTTCAGGCAATGAATTGGAGGGAGTAGTTTTTGACGATGTGCCAGAGGCTCTTGAGAGATGGCATGCTTCGGGCATTAAG ATGTACATATACTCGAGCGGGAGCAGGTTGGCACAAAGGCTCATATTTGGAAAGACTAATTATGGTGACCTAAGAAAATATCTATCAGGATTCTTTGACACTGCTGTGGG GAACAAAAGAGAAACAAGCAGTTATGTTGAGATTTCAGAATCTGTTGGAGTTGATTCACCATCAGAGATATTGTTCATCACAGATGTCTGTCAGGAAGCTAAAGCAGCAAAAGCAGCAG GGCTGCAGGTGGCAATCTCAATCCGACCAGGAAATGGTCCACTGCCTGACAATCACGGATTCCAGACAATCACTTCCTTCTCAGAAATCTGA
- the LOC103496078 gene encoding probable bifunctional methylthioribulose-1-phosphate dehydratase/enolase-phosphatase E1 1 isoform X2 — MAMASALPLSGVKLATTSQAYMETKAANDTKALLSELSRQFYTLRCVSGTGSSIAIKVHDHSIPRRQQLIAMSLSGVKKRRMVREDTYMLSSGGSILHSPPPKPFSHKLPNCFDSRPLFMKMRNAGAVIHSHSKESYLVTQRNHHQGQIGSIKGISSNISVKAGARGLDNKNQWFPRCIVLDIEGTTTPISFVTDVLFSYARDNVEKHLILTYETGETQDDIKLLRSQVEEDLEKGVAGAVPIPPDNAGKEEVIAAVVANVEGMIKADRKITALKQLQGHIWRTGFSGNELEGVVFDDVPEALERWHASGIKMYIYSSGSRLAQRLIFGKTNYGDLRKYLSGFFDTAVGNKRETSSYVEISESVGVDSPSEILFITDVCQEAKAAKAAGLQVAISIRPGNGPLPDNHGFQTITSFSEI, encoded by the exons ATGGCAATGGCTTCAGCTCTCCCCCTCAGTGGCGTCAAATTGGCTACGACTTCTCAAGCATATATGGAGACAAAGGCTGCAAACGACACCAAGGCTCTCTTATCCGAGCTCTCCCGCCAGTTCTACACCCTTAGATGCGTCTCCGGCACCGGCAGTAGCATTGCGATCAAGGTTCACGACCATTCCATTCCCCGGAGACAACAGCTAATCGCTATGTCGCTTTCTG GTGTTAAGAAGAGGAGAATGGTACGTGAGGACACCTACATGTTATCTTCTGGTGGGTCAATCTTACATTCACCACCTCCAAAACCATTTTCACACAAACTCCCAAACTGTTTTGATTCTAGGCCTCTTTTTATGAAG ATGCGCAATGCTGGAGCTGTTATCCACAGTCATAGTAAGGAATCCTATCTTGTAACACAGAGGAACCATCATCAA GGTCAGATTGGGAGCATCAAAGGAATCTCAAGCAACATTTCTGTTAAGGCTGGGGCTCGAGGTTTAGATAATAAAAATCAATGGTTTCCA CGTTGCATAGTTCTTGATATTGAAGGGACTACTACTCCAATCTCTTTCGTTACCGACGTCCTCTTTTCGTATGCTCGTGATAATGTTGAAAAGCATTTGATTTTAACATATGAAACTGGAGAAACTCAAGATGACATCAAGTTGTTGCGTTCACAA gttgaagaagactTGGAAAAAGGAGTTGCTGGAGCTGTGCCTATTCCTCCTGATAATGCTGGGAAAGAGGAAGTCATCGCAGCAGTGGTTGCTAATGTTGAAGGAATGATAAAAGCTGACCGCAAGATAACTGCCTTGAAACAATTGCAG GGTCACATATGGAGAACAGGATTTTCAGGCAATGAATTGGAGGGAGTAGTTTTTGACGATGTGCCAGAGGCTCTTGAGAGATGGCATGCTTCGGGCATTAAG ATGTACATATACTCGAGCGGGAGCAGGTTGGCACAAAGGCTCATATTTGGAAAGACTAATTATGGTGACCTAAGAAAATATCTATCAGGATTCTTTGACACTGCTGTGGG GAACAAAAGAGAAACAAGCAGTTATGTTGAGATTTCAGAATCTGTTGGAGTTGATTCACCATCAGAGATATTGTTCATCACAGATGTCTGTCAGGAAGCTAAAGCAGCAAAAGCAGCAG GGCTGCAGGTGGCAATCTCAATCCGACCAGGAAATGGTCCACTGCCTGACAATCACGGATTCCAGACAATCACTTCCTTCTCAGAAATCTGA
- the LOC103496078 gene encoding probable bifunctional methylthioribulose-1-phosphate dehydratase/enolase-phosphatase E1 1 isoform X3 has product MAMASALPLSGVKLATTSQAYMETKAANDTKALLSELSRQFYTLRCVSGTGSSIAIKVHDHSIPRRQQLIAMSLSGVKKRRMVREDTYMLSSGGSILHSPPPKPFSHKLPNCFDSRPLFMKGQIGSIKGISSNISVKAGARGLDNKNQWFPRCIVLDIEGTTTPISFVTDVLFSYARDNVEKHLILTYETGETQDDIKLLRSQVEEDLEKGVAGAVPIPPDNAGKEEVIAAVVANVEGMIKADRKITALKQLQGHIWRTGFSGNELEGVVFDDVPEALERWHASGIKMYIYSSGSRLAQRLIFGKTNYGDLRKYLSGFFDTAVGNKRETSSYVEISESVGVDSPSEILFITDVCQEAKAAKAAGLQVAISIRPGNGPLPDNHGFQTITSFSEI; this is encoded by the exons ATGGCAATGGCTTCAGCTCTCCCCCTCAGTGGCGTCAAATTGGCTACGACTTCTCAAGCATATATGGAGACAAAGGCTGCAAACGACACCAAGGCTCTCTTATCCGAGCTCTCCCGCCAGTTCTACACCCTTAGATGCGTCTCCGGCACCGGCAGTAGCATTGCGATCAAGGTTCACGACCATTCCATTCCCCGGAGACAACAGCTAATCGCTATGTCGCTTTCTG GTGTTAAGAAGAGGAGAATGGTACGTGAGGACACCTACATGTTATCTTCTGGTGGGTCAATCTTACATTCACCACCTCCAAAACCATTTTCACACAAACTCCCAAACTGTTTTGATTCTAGGCCTCTTTTTATGAAG GGTCAGATTGGGAGCATCAAAGGAATCTCAAGCAACATTTCTGTTAAGGCTGGGGCTCGAGGTTTAGATAATAAAAATCAATGGTTTCCA CGTTGCATAGTTCTTGATATTGAAGGGACTACTACTCCAATCTCTTTCGTTACCGACGTCCTCTTTTCGTATGCTCGTGATAATGTTGAAAAGCATTTGATTTTAACATATGAAACTGGAGAAACTCAAGATGACATCAAGTTGTTGCGTTCACAA gttgaagaagactTGGAAAAAGGAGTTGCTGGAGCTGTGCCTATTCCTCCTGATAATGCTGGGAAAGAGGAAGTCATCGCAGCAGTGGTTGCTAATGTTGAAGGAATGATAAAAGCTGACCGCAAGATAACTGCCTTGAAACAATTGCAG GGTCACATATGGAGAACAGGATTTTCAGGCAATGAATTGGAGGGAGTAGTTTTTGACGATGTGCCAGAGGCTCTTGAGAGATGGCATGCTTCGGGCATTAAG ATGTACATATACTCGAGCGGGAGCAGGTTGGCACAAAGGCTCATATTTGGAAAGACTAATTATGGTGACCTAAGAAAATATCTATCAGGATTCTTTGACACTGCTGTGGG GAACAAAAGAGAAACAAGCAGTTATGTTGAGATTTCAGAATCTGTTGGAGTTGATTCACCATCAGAGATATTGTTCATCACAGATGTCTGTCAGGAAGCTAAAGCAGCAAAAGCAGCAG GGCTGCAGGTGGCAATCTCAATCCGACCAGGAAATGGTCCACTGCCTGACAATCACGGATTCCAGACAATCACTTCCTTCTCAGAAATCTGA
- the LOC103496078 gene encoding probable bifunctional methylthioribulose-1-phosphate dehydratase/enolase-phosphatase E1 isoform X4 translates to MAMASALPLSGVKLATTSQAYMETKAANDTKALLSELSRQFYTLRCVSGTGSSIAIKVHDHSIPRRQQLIAMSLSGVKKRRMVREDTYMLSSGGSILHSPPPKPFSHKLPNCFDSRPLFMKMRNAGAVIHSHSKESYLVTQRNHHQVRSNSWHQKLNKFHTLIRVFQGQIGSIKGISSNISVKAGARGLDNKNQWFPRCIVLDIEGTTTPISFVTDVLFSYARDNVEKHLILTYETGETQDDIKLLRSQVEEDLEKGVAGAVPIPPDNAGKEEVIAAVVANVEGMIKADRKITALKQLQGHIWRTGFSGNELEGVVFDDVPEALERWHASGIKTKLYLEGRLDTN, encoded by the exons ATGGCAATGGCTTCAGCTCTCCCCCTCAGTGGCGTCAAATTGGCTACGACTTCTCAAGCATATATGGAGACAAAGGCTGCAAACGACACCAAGGCTCTCTTATCCGAGCTCTCCCGCCAGTTCTACACCCTTAGATGCGTCTCCGGCACCGGCAGTAGCATTGCGATCAAGGTTCACGACCATTCCATTCCCCGGAGACAACAGCTAATCGCTATGTCGCTTTCTG GTGTTAAGAAGAGGAGAATGGTACGTGAGGACACCTACATGTTATCTTCTGGTGGGTCAATCTTACATTCACCACCTCCAAAACCATTTTCACACAAACTCCCAAACTGTTTTGATTCTAGGCCTCTTTTTATGAAG ATGCGCAATGCTGGAGCTGTTATCCACAGTCATAGTAAGGAATCCTATCTTGTAACACAGAGGAACCATCATCAAGTACGGTCAAACTCATGGCAtcaaaaattaaacaaatttcaCACTTTAATCAGGGTTTTCCAG GGTCAGATTGGGAGCATCAAAGGAATCTCAAGCAACATTTCTGTTAAGGCTGGGGCTCGAGGTTTAGATAATAAAAATCAATGGTTTCCA CGTTGCATAGTTCTTGATATTGAAGGGACTACTACTCCAATCTCTTTCGTTACCGACGTCCTCTTTTCGTATGCTCGTGATAATGTTGAAAAGCATTTGATTTTAACATATGAAACTGGAGAAACTCAAGATGACATCAAGTTGTTGCGTTCACAA gttgaagaagactTGGAAAAAGGAGTTGCTGGAGCTGTGCCTATTCCTCCTGATAATGCTGGGAAAGAGGAAGTCATCGCAGCAGTGGTTGCTAATGTTGAAGGAATGATAAAAGCTGACCGCAAGATAACTGCCTTGAAACAATTGCAG GGTCACATATGGAGAACAGGATTTTCAGGCAATGAATTGGAGGGAGTAGTTTTTGACGATGTGCCAGAGGCTCTTGAGAGATGGCATGCTTCGGGCATTAAG ACCAAACTATATCTAGAGGGTCGTTTGGACACCAACTAG